From one Lysinibacillus sp. G4S2 genomic stretch:
- the rbsK gene encoding ribokinase — protein sequence MITVIGSLNMDLVVQMEAFPKQGETILGKEFQTIPGGKGANQAVAAARLGSEVTMIGCVGSDSFGESLRKGLQQEHIQTEAITSTSVPTGIANILIYNNDNRIIVVPGANYELMPAHIEAAKEIIQKSQMVIMQLEIPKETTAYAIKLCKEANVPVLLNPAPAANFDVQWMEDITYITPNETECTEIFGDNFDQVLEKYPNKMIITLGSDGARYFDGEYPIHVPGYMTRAVDTTGAGDTFNGALAYALVEGQSLDQAVYFANIAASLSVEKLGAQSGMPTLGAVYARMAGEE from the coding sequence ATGATTACAGTTATAGGTAGCTTAAATATGGATTTAGTTGTGCAAATGGAGGCTTTTCCAAAGCAGGGTGAAACAATTCTTGGTAAAGAATTTCAAACAATCCCAGGTGGAAAAGGGGCGAATCAGGCAGTTGCTGCTGCACGCCTTGGAAGTGAAGTTACAATGATTGGCTGTGTAGGATCAGATAGTTTTGGTGAGTCATTACGTAAAGGTTTGCAGCAAGAGCACATCCAAACAGAAGCGATTACAAGCACATCAGTTCCTACTGGGATTGCTAATATTCTAATCTACAATAACGATAACCGTATCATTGTAGTGCCAGGAGCTAATTATGAATTAATGCCTGCGCATATAGAGGCAGCGAAAGAAATCATTCAAAAAAGTCAGATGGTGATAATGCAGTTAGAAATTCCAAAGGAAACGACTGCTTATGCAATTAAACTGTGTAAAGAAGCCAATGTACCTGTTTTATTAAATCCAGCACCAGCGGCAAATTTTGATGTGCAATGGATGGAGGATATCACCTATATCACACCAAATGAAACAGAGTGTACAGAAATTTTTGGAGATAATTTTGATCAAGTATTAGAAAAATATCCTAATAAAATGATTATTACGTTAGGTAGTGATGGAGCACGCTATTTTGATGGTGAGTATCCTATTCATGTTCCAGGTTATATGACAAGAGCAGTAGATACAACAGGTGCAGGCGATACGTTTAACGGTGCACTTGCTTATGCATTAGTAGAAGGACAGTCTTTGGATCAGGCTGTGTATTTCGCTAATATTGCAGCTTCTTTATCTGTAGAGAAATTAGGTGCACAAAGTGGCATGCCAACACTTGGAGCGGTTTACGCACGTATGGCTGGAGAAGAGTAA